In Juglans microcarpa x Juglans regia isolate MS1-56 chromosome 4S, Jm3101_v1.0, whole genome shotgun sequence, a single window of DNA contains:
- the LOC121263307 gene encoding putative calcium-binding protein CML19, with product MIKAKHDASSSPPPLTDGKHNNVTSPKSALGKLCRKLSSRKSTEKQRSLLGSDSETTNKLICSELQKVFDYLDVNGDGKISPAELQGCVTTVGGTLSVDEAEETVKSSDLNGDGLLDFEEFQKLMETSGEDEKNDTLKEAFAMYEMEGSGCITPTSLKRMLNRLGDSKSVEDCKAMIRKFDLNGDGVLSFEEFRVMMH from the coding sequence ATGATCAAAGCTAAACACGATGCATCATCTTCTCCTCCCCCTTTGACGGATGGGAAGCATAATAATGTGACATCTCCAAAATCAGCTCTGGGAAAATTATGTCGCAAACTGTCTTCGAGAAAGAGTACTGAAAAGCAGCGTTCTCTTCTGGGTTCTGATTCAGAGACGACGAACAAATTGATCTGCAGCGAGCTCCAAAAGGTGTTCGATTACTTGGACGTGAATGGAGATGGTAAAATATCTCCTGCCGAGTTGCAAGGCTGCGTGACCACTGTGGGGGGCACTCTGTCCGTGGATGAGGCGGAAGAAACCGTGAAGTCGTCTGATTTGAACGGGGATGGGCTGCTGGACTTCGAGGAATTCCAGAAGCTAATGGAGACAAGCGGGGAAGATGAAAAGAATGACACGCTCAAAGAGGCTTTTGCTATGTATGAGATGGAGGGGTCCGGCTGCATCACTCCCACGAGCTTGAAGAGAATGCTAAATCGACTCGGCGATTCCAAGTCCGTTGAGGATTGTAAAGCTATGATCCGGAAGTTTGATCTCAATGGGGATGGCGTTCTCAGCTTTGAAGAGTTCAGAGTCATGATGCACTGA